A DNA window from Ornithobacterium rhinotracheale DSM 15997 contains the following coding sequences:
- a CDS encoding LuxE/PaaK family acyltransferase — protein sequence MINIQDIFKIQNQHEFEEMTLRVFHFQAEHCEVYRQFIQYLNINPKEINSVEKIPFLPISFFKQFKILTEQSTYEKVFTSSGTTGENTSHHYVHRLKIYHDELDESFRYFFGNYTDYEIFSLLPAYAERTGSSLIDMVEHWKKQTQQNTQIHYLYNHEQLKEDLIKAQNLGKKIILIGVSFALIDFAEAFPFEMKNTILIETGGMKGRKKEITREELHSILKSAFGLKEIYSEYGMTELLSQAYSMGNQRFKTPPWMQILLRDTEDPLSLVPQGKTGGINVIDLANLYSCSFIATDDLGKMYPNNEFEILGRFDNSDVRGCNLLLLG from the coding sequence ATGATTAATATTCAAGATATTTTTAAAATCCAAAATCAACACGAATTTGAGGAAATGACTTTGCGCGTGTTCCACTTCCAAGCGGAACATTGCGAGGTTTATCGTCAATTTATCCAGTATTTAAACATCAATCCAAAGGAAATCAATTCGGTAGAAAAAATCCCATTTTTGCCTATTTCTTTCTTTAAACAATTTAAAATTTTAACCGAGCAAAGCACTTACGAAAAGGTTTTTACCAGCTCAGGCACCACGGGCGAAAACACGAGCCACCATTATGTGCATCGCTTAAAGATTTATCATGATGAATTGGACGAGAGTTTCCGATATTTCTTTGGAAATTATACCGATTACGAGATTTTCTCGCTCCTGCCCGCCTATGCCGAGCGCACGGGCTCTTCGTTGATTGACATGGTGGAACATTGGAAAAAACAAACCCAGCAAAACACGCAGATTCACTATTTATACAATCACGAGCAATTGAAAGAAGATTTAATTAAAGCTCAAAATTTGGGCAAAAAAATCATTCTCATCGGCGTGAGTTTTGCCTTAATTGATTTTGCCGAAGCTTTTCCTTTTGAGATGAAAAACACCATTTTGATCGAAACAGGAGGCATGAAAGGACGCAAAAAAGAAATCACGCGCGAGGAATTGCACTCGATTTTAAAATCAGCTTTTGGGCTCAAGGAAATCTACTCCGAATATGGCATGACCGAACTGCTCTCACAAGCGTATTCTATGGGTAATCAGCGATTCAAAACCCCGCCTTGGATGCAGATTTTGCTCCGCGATACCGAAGATCCTTTGAGCCTCGTGCCACAAGGAAAAACAGGAGGCATCAATGTAATAGATTTAGCAAATTTATATTCCTGTAGCTTTATCGCTACCGATGATTTGGGCAAAATGTACCCAAACAACGAATTTGAGATTTTAGGCAGATTCGACAACAGCGATGTGCGTGGTTGCAATCTTTTGCTTTTAGGCTAA